The Anastrepha ludens isolate Willacy chromosome 2, idAnaLude1.1, whole genome shotgun sequence genome contains a region encoding:
- the LOC128871977 gene encoding ran-binding protein 3 produces the protein MSENNDTSNESNSLGSDSILQSSRLTGGGVNPVLRSGVLRPSVLGPSVLGAAALSSSNNNSLANLNANAISNSTATSNNVERDEEDSESSTTNHNPFMREQKEDEEGSNNGTIVEEGAAGGETGNDNKTTDDKKAADDDEPDERSDPLSLLRKNGLERANLFAAAKNSIPRVEKSGFVFGQNVHERVLGETINLESAARSDKSEASCSTSGELLFSSVIQNAAKAGENDKHATPKENETKTLTDVAREYEESRAQKRKFEEVETFTGEENEINIVDVSCKLFAFVNSNWEERGRGSLRLNDSKKEQECSRVVFRTSGNLRLLLNTKVWAGMVAQRPSNKSLRLTAMDNTGKIKIFLVMGRPADMSLLHKELIVRIELRKVSHPEECQSPAETKNGVGSTENHEEEAKEAEATAVPDQEECTEPSPKRSMDREKRN, from the exons ATGTCCGAAAATAATG ATACCTCTAACGAATCAAACAGCCTTGGTAGCGATTCCATCTTACAATCATCGCGGTTAACCGGTGGCGGTGTAAATCCTGTTCTACGTTCAGGTGTATTGCGACCGTCAGTGCTTGGCCCATCGGTTTTGGGCGCAGCTGCTTTaagcagcagcaataacaatTCTCTAGCTAATCTCAATGCAAACGCGATTTCCAATTCAACAGCCACAAGCAATAATGTTGAAAGAGATGAAGAGGATTCCGAGAGCAGCACAACCAACCACAATCCTTTTATGCGAGAACAGAAAGAAGATGAAGAGGGGTCAAACAATGGAACAATTGTGGAGGAGGGTGCTGCCGGTGGTGAAACAGGAAATGATAACAAGACGACAGATGACAAAAAAGCGGCGGACGATGATGAGCCGGATGAA CGTTCGGATCCATTGAGTCTGCTACGTAAAAATGGACTTGAACGAGCAAATCTCTTTGCTGCTGCTAAGAACTCGATACCGCGCGTGGAGAAATCTGGTTTTGTATTTGGCCAAAATGTGCATGAACGGGTTCTAGGG GAAACCATCAATCTTGAAAGTGCAGCGAGATCAGATAAATCTGAAGCCAGCTGCTCAACTTCTGGGGAATTGCTTTTCTCCAGTGTTATACAAAATGCGGCAAAAGCCGGTGAGAATGACAAGCATGCCACACCAAAAgagaatgaaacaaaaacactaaCTGATGTGGCGCGTGAATACGAAGAGAGCCGTGCACAGAAACGCAAATTTGAGGAGGTGGAGACATTTACTGGcgaagaaaatgaaattaatattgtTGAC GTCAGTTGTAAATTGTTTGCCTTCGTCAACAGCAATTGGGAGGAGCGTGGACGGGGTAGTTTACGCTTGAATGATTCGAAAAAGGAACAAGAATGCTCTCGTGTTGTGTTTCGAACGTCGGGAAATTTGCGTTTATTGCTGAATACAAAA GTTTGGGCAGGTATGGTTGCCCAGCGTCCCAGCAACAAATCATTGCGCCTTACTGCAATGGACAATACtggcaaaataaagattttcttaGTAATGGGTCGTCCTGCAGATATGTCGTTGCTGCATAAAGAGTTGATAGTTCGAATTGAACTCCGAAAAGTCTCGCATCCGGAAGAGTGTCAGTCGCCGGCAGAAACGAAAAACGGTGTCGGATCTACCGAGAATCACGAGGAAGAAGCAAAAGAAGCCGAAGCCACCGCTGTACCGGATCAAGAAGAGTGCACGGAGCCAAGTCCCAAAAGATCGATGGATAGAGAAAAGCGAAACTAA